TGAGTTCCGATGAATCTTTGACGGATAAGCAACAAAACCTTATTTCAATTGCTGCTCTAACTGCTAAAGGTGATCTTCAGGCATTAAAGCCTTTTCTTGATAAAGGACTCGACACAGGATTGACCATAAACCAAATAAAAGAAGCGATTGTTCATGTATATGCTTACTGCGGTTTTCCCCGAAGCATTCGTGGGTTGCAAACATTCATGGAAGTAGTGAATGAACGCAAGGCTAAAGGTATCACCGACTTTTTAGGTGCTACCGCAACGCCTGTCAATGATGAGCGAAGCAAATATGAAAGAGGCAGGGAAATTCTGGAAAAACTCACCGGAGTTCCGCAAAATATGCCACAAACGGGTTATTCGGCATTTGCACCGGAAATAGAAAGGTTTCTTAAGGAACATCTGTTTGCTGACATCTTTGAAAGAGATGTATTGACCTATGCCGAAAGGGAATTGGTGACCATTTCCGTCATAAGCAGCATCGGTAATGCGGAACCCATGCTCCGGTCTCACATGAAAATTTGCCTGAATGTAGGAATAACACCGGAACAGTTGGAGCAATTCATTAAGGTTATAAGGGCAACATTGGGCAAGAAAGAAGCGAAAGTTGCTCAAAAGGTGCTGAATGAAGTGTTATCCGTTTCATAAGAAAACAATCAAAAATTTAGGTTCTGATAATGAGAAAAATAATAATTATTCTAACACTTGCGTCATTTATATTCATCGGGTGCAATAACGAATCGAAAAAAGGGGCTAATCCGGGTGTCGAAGCCATGAACGAGGTATTTCTCAAAGGTAATCTGATTACGAACAATTATTTTACGGGAAAAGCCTGGCTGAATATGCTGGTTACAGACAAAGAAAATTTCGATCTGACAGCAGGAAAAGTTTTATTTGAACCGGGTGCGAGAACAAATTGGCATTCACATCCGGGTGGTCAGATACTGTTGTGCACAAAAGGGAACGGATATTATCAGGAAAAAGGAAAGTCAATTCGGCCGTTAAAAGCCGGAGATGTTGTAGAGATATACCCCGATATTATACATTGGCACGGGGCTTCACAAAATAGCGAGTTTGAACATATTGCCATTTCCACGCAACAAAGCAAAGGAAGTGTAGTGTGGATGGAGCCTGTGACAGATGAGGAGTATTCCGACAATGAAAAATAAAAACGGCGTAGAACTGTTTTTATCCTTTATTTTTTGGTAAGATGTTTACTTTTTTGAAAGTTGGTAGTCGATAGCCGGTTGCAGCATCTTTCATCTGCTGTTTTTTTCGTAGCGAATCTGTTTTGCCAACTCTAATGTCTCTTTGTTGGTCTGACGCTCAACGGTTGTTCGTGGATTTTTTAGTAAATACAAGTTCAATGACTCCTTTTTTCGACTTTTTCTCACCATTTCTTCGCCGGTATTCTCATTTACGGTTTTTACATATCCCATATAATATTCGAGATACAAACTGTATGTCCCATTTTTAAGCTCTTTCTGCATAAGCTTAGGGTTGTCGGGTGCATTCTTTTTTTTATTTACTTTGCAAATATAGAAATTAAATCTGGAATTCTGGGGTGCCCAGGGGGCGCCCAAACCGACAAAATATTTTTGTTAACTATTAAACTTATTCCGATATACTTCTGTTATAACATTTATATAACATTTTTTTATTCATTCCTTAAAAAATCGCAGAAATGAACAACCTGGA
This portion of the Lascolabacillus massiliensis genome encodes:
- a CDS encoding carboxymuconolactone decarboxylase family protein; the encoded protein is MSSDESLTDKQQNLISIAALTAKGDLQALKPFLDKGLDTGLTINQIKEAIVHVYAYCGFPRSIRGLQTFMEVVNERKAKGITDFLGATATPVNDERSKYERGREILEKLTGVPQNMPQTGYSAFAPEIERFLKEHLFADIFERDVLTYAERELVTISVISSIGNAEPMLRSHMKICLNVGITPEQLEQFIKVIRATLGKKEAKVAQKVLNEVLSVS
- a CDS encoding (R)-mandelonitrile lyase; this translates as MRKIIIILTLASFIFIGCNNESKKGANPGVEAMNEVFLKGNLITNNYFTGKAWLNMLVTDKENFDLTAGKVLFEPGARTNWHSHPGGQILLCTKGNGYYQEKGKSIRPLKAGDVVEIYPDIIHWHGASQNSEFEHIAISTQQSKGSVVWMEPVTDEEYSDNEK